In uncultured Bacteroides sp., one genomic interval encodes:
- a CDS encoding NADH-quinone oxidoreductase subunit N yields the protein MDYSQFLYMKEELSLIAVIVLLLLFDLLAGEKGRKYFSLTACLLLGVHTLANLIPSAPAEIFGGMYYYTPMMTIVKSILSFGTLIVFLQAHTWLQREDTNIKQGEFYVLTLSTLLGMYFMIGSGNFLMFFIGLETASIPMAALVALDKYRHNSAEAGAKYILTAMFSSGLLLFGLSMIYGSCGTLYFNDIPAALEGNMMQILGFVFFFTGMGFKISLVPFHLWTADVYQGAPTTVTSYLSVISKGSAAFVLLTILTKVFGSMIAEWQAILYGIIIITITMANLFAVRQQNLKRFLAFSSISQAGYIMLGVIGGTAMSMTSLVYYVLVYVVANLAAFGIISIIEQRSGKIEMDDYNGLYMTNPKLSFIMTLALFSLAGIPPFAGFFSKIFIFMAAFKSGFYLLVFIALVNTVISLYYYLLVVKAMYINKNENPIATFKSDNYTKVSLAICLIGIVGLGLASIVYETINAFSYGL from the coding sequence ATGGATTATAGTCAATTTCTATATATGAAAGAAGAGCTGTCGCTCATTGCAGTAATTGTTCTTTTGCTATTATTTGATTTACTAGCAGGAGAAAAAGGACGCAAATACTTTTCACTGACAGCTTGTTTGCTACTTGGCGTTCATACGCTGGCAAATCTGATACCCTCTGCACCGGCGGAAATATTTGGCGGTATGTATTACTATACCCCAATGATGACAATCGTGAAGAGCATCCTCTCTTTTGGAACACTGATTGTGTTTTTACAAGCACACACATGGTTGCAACGTGAAGATACAAACATTAAGCAAGGAGAGTTCTATGTACTTACACTCTCTACTCTGCTTGGTATGTATTTCATGATTGGATCAGGAAACTTCCTGATGTTCTTCATCGGACTGGAAACAGCTTCTATCCCTATGGCTGCATTGGTAGCTTTGGACAAGTACAGACACAACTCTGCAGAAGCTGGTGCTAAATATATTCTTACTGCAATGTTCTCTTCGGGACTGTTATTGTTTGGTTTATCCATGATATACGGTTCATGCGGAACACTTTACTTTAATGACATACCTGCAGCATTGGAAGGAAACATGATGCAGATCCTTGGATTTGTATTCTTCTTCACAGGAATGGGATTCAAAATTTCATTGGTTCCTTTCCACTTGTGGACAGCAGACGTGTACCAAGGTGCACCAACAACTGTTACTTCTTACCTGTCGGTTATCTCTAAAGGATCAGCTGCATTTGTGTTACTGACAATTCTTACTAAAGTATTTGGCTCAATGATTGCTGAATGGCAGGCAATACTTTACGGAATTATCATTATCACTATTACAATGGCAAACTTGTTTGCCGTACGTCAACAGAACCTGAAAAGATTCCTGGCATTCTCTTCTATCTCACAAGCAGGATATATCATGCTGGGTGTAATTGGAGGAACAGCAATGAGTATGACTTCTTTGGTTTACTACGTACTTGTTTACGTAGTAGCTAACTTAGCAGCATTCGGAATTATTTCTATCATTGAACAAAGAAGCGGTAAAATTGAAATGGACGACTACAATGGTTTGTATATGACAAATCCAAAACTTTCGTTCATCATGACTTTAGCATTGTTCTCACTGGCAGGTATCCCTCCTTTCGCAGGATTCTTCAGTAAGATCTTTATCTTCATGGCTGCTTTCAAGAGCGGATTCTACTTGCTAGTATTTATTGCATTGGTAAATACTGTAATCTCTTTGTATTACTATTTGCTGGTTGTAAAAGCAATGTACATCAACAAGAACGAAAATCCCATTGCTACATTCAAGAGCGATAATTACACAAAGGTAAGCCTTGCAATCTGTTTAATCGGTATTGTAGGTTTAGGACTTGCCAGCATTGTTTATGAA
- a CDS encoding NADH-quinone oxidoreductase subunit M — protein sequence MNFLTLFVLIPLLMMLGLWFCRNIKQIRGVMVVGSTLLLVLAGVLTYLYLAARGAGDTAEMLFRSDVTWYAPLNIKYSLGVDGISVAMLLLSAVIVFTGTFASWQMSVQVKEYFLWFCLLSLGVFGFFITIDMFTMFMFYEIALIPMYLLIGLWGSGKKEYAAMKLTLMLMGASAMLLVGILGIYFCSGATSMNILEIAKMHNIPVDSQLIFFPLTFLGFGVLGALFPFHTWSPDGHASAPTAVSMLHAGVLMKLGGYGCFRIAMYLMPEAANQLGWIFLILTSISVVYGAFSAIVQKDLKYINAYSSVSHCGLVLFAILMMNQTASTGAIIQMLSHGLMTALFFALIGMIYGRTHTRDIRELSGLMKVMPFLSVCYVIAGLANLGLPGLSGFVAEMTIFVGSFEHTDMFHRVVTIIATTSIVITAVYILRLVGKVLYGNVENKEHLKLTDATWDERFSVICLIVAVAGLGIAPLWISNMISDSVLPVVNALTNL from the coding sequence ATGAACTTTTTAACATTATTCGTTCTCATACCTCTGTTAATGATGCTTGGTTTGTGGTTTTGCCGCAACATTAAGCAAATCAGAGGTGTGATGGTTGTAGGTTCTACTTTACTGCTAGTATTGGCAGGCGTACTTACCTACTTATATCTTGCTGCACGGGGAGCCGGTGACACTGCAGAAATGCTTTTCAGATCAGATGTTACGTGGTATGCACCACTTAATATAAAATACTCACTTGGAGTAGATGGTATCTCAGTTGCAATGCTTTTACTATCTGCTGTTATTGTATTCACAGGAACATTTGCTTCTTGGCAGATGTCTGTACAAGTCAAAGAATACTTCCTTTGGTTCTGCCTATTGTCATTAGGAGTTTTTGGATTCTTTATCACAATAGACATGTTTACCATGTTCATGTTCTACGAAATTGCTCTTATCCCGATGTACCTGCTTATTGGATTATGGGGTAGCGGTAAGAAAGAATATGCAGCAATGAAGCTTACCCTGATGTTGATGGGTGCTTCTGCAATGCTATTGGTTGGTATCCTTGGAATTTATTTCTGCTCGGGTGCAACTAGCATGAACATTCTGGAAATAGCAAAAATGCATAACATTCCAGTGGACTCGCAATTAATTTTCTTCCCTCTTACTTTCTTAGGATTTGGTGTACTTGGTGCTTTGTTCCCATTCCATACATGGTCTCCTGACGGTCACGCTTCAGCCCCAACAGCTGTATCTATGCTTCACGCCGGAGTACTTATGAAACTGGGAGGTTACGGATGTTTCCGTATTGCAATGTATCTGATGCCAGAAGCAGCTAACCAGCTTGGTTGGATCTTCCTTATCCTGACATCAATCAGTGTTGTTTACGGTGCATTCAGTGCAATTGTTCAAAAAGACTTGAAATACATCAATGCTTACTCTTCAGTAAGTCACTGCGGCTTGGTACTTTTCGCTATCCTGATGATGAATCAGACAGCAAGTACAGGTGCTATTATTCAGATGTTATCTCACGGTTTGATGACAGCCTTGTTCTTCGCCTTGATCGGTATGATCTACGGTCGAACACACACACGTGATATCCGCGAACTTAGTGGCTTGATGAAAGTTATGCCTTTCCTTTCTGTATGTTACGTAATTGCCGGTCTTGCTAACCTTGGTCTTCCAGGTTTAAGTGGTTTCGTTGCTGAAATGACAATATTTGTTGGTTCATTCGAACACACAGATATGTTCCACCGTGTAGTCACTATTATTGCTACGACTTCAATCGTAATCACAGCGGTTTATATTCTTCGTCTGGTTGGAAAGGTTCTTTACGGAAATGTTGAGAACAAAGAGCATCTGAAACTTACAGATGCAACATGGGATGAAAGATTCTCTGTAATCTGTCTGATTGTTGCTGTTGCCGGACTTGGTATTGCTCCACTCTGGATTAGTAATATGATTAGTGATAGTGTGTTGCCTGTAGTAAACGCTCTAACCAATTTATAA
- the nuoL gene encoding NADH-quinone oxidoreductase subunit L translates to MEYTIFILLLPVLMFLFLGLTGHKLKPSVAGICGTISLGIVTVLSYLTAIQYFTAPRVNGIYQTLIPYNIEWLRFTQHLHIDIGVFLDPISVMMLVVVSTVSFMVHIYSMGYMKGEKGFHRYYAFLSLFTFAMMGLVLATNIFQMYIFWELVGVSSYLLIGFYYTKPSAIAASKKAFIVTRFADLGFLLGILILSFFGNTFSFTELMSGTCETVLKTAAGQTFLGGSVIAWGLGLMFLGGAGKSAMFPFHIWLPDAMEGPTPVSALIHAATMVVAGVYLVARMFPLYIGFAPDVLSAIAYVGAFTALFSATIACVQTDIKRVLAFSTISQIGFMIVALGVCTGMDTHEGLGYMASMFHLFTHAMFKALLFLGAGSIIHAVHSNEMDHMGGLRKYMPITHITFLIACLAIAGIPPFSGFFSKDEILAAAFKFSPVIGWLMTFVAGLTAFYMFRLYYNIFWGKEAEHEHTPHESPLVMTFPLMFLAAITLVAGFIPFGELVSSNGEAYHIHLDVVVASVSVCVAVASIIIATIFYRKPEQTIPNMLGKKFRGLHTAATNRFYVDEVWMFITHKVIFRCISTPIAWFDRHVVDGFMNFLAWSTQEASFSIRGFQSGRVQQYAYVFLIGALVIIVGLLLFI, encoded by the coding sequence ATGGAATATACAATATTTATCTTACTGCTTCCGGTGCTAATGTTCCTTTTCTTAGGATTGACGGGACACAAGCTTAAACCTAGTGTAGCAGGAATATGTGGAACAATATCTTTGGGTATTGTTACTGTGCTATCCTACCTTACCGCAATTCAGTATTTTACTGCTCCGCGTGTAAACGGAATCTATCAGACGCTCATTCCTTATAATATAGAATGGCTACGTTTTACTCAACATCTTCACATTGACATAGGTGTCTTCCTTGATCCTATTTCTGTAATGATGTTAGTAGTTGTATCAACAGTATCATTCATGGTTCACATCTACAGTATGGGATACATGAAAGGTGAAAAAGGTTTCCATCGTTACTATGCATTCCTTTCACTCTTCACCTTTGCAATGATGGGATTGGTTTTAGCAACCAACATTTTCCAGATGTATATTTTCTGGGAGCTTGTAGGTGTTTCTTCTTATCTGTTGATCGGTTTCTATTATACAAAACCAAGTGCTATCGCAGCATCTAAGAAAGCGTTTATCGTTACTCGTTTTGCCGACTTAGGATTTTTACTTGGTATCCTTATCCTGTCTTTCTTCGGAAACACATTCAGCTTCACTGAATTGATGAGTGGTACTTGTGAAACAGTTCTTAAGACAGCAGCCGGACAAACATTCCTTGGTGGTAGTGTTATTGCATGGGGATTAGGACTTATGTTTCTTGGTGGTGCCGGTAAGAGTGCCATGTTCCCATTCCACATTTGGTTGCCAGATGCAATGGAAGGTCCAACTCCGGTTTCTGCATTGATCCATGCTGCAACAATGGTTGTTGCCGGTGTATATTTAGTAGCAAGAATGTTCCCATTATATATTGGTTTTGCTCCTGATGTATTGTCGGCTATAGCTTATGTCGGTGCATTTACCGCATTATTCTCGGCAACAATTGCTTGCGTTCAAACAGATATTAAACGTGTGCTTGCTTTCTCAACCATCTCTCAGATTGGTTTCATGATTGTAGCATTAGGTGTTTGTACAGGAATGGATACACACGAAGGTCTTGGTTACATGGCTTCTATGTTCCACTTGTTTACACACGCGATGTTTAAAGCATTATTATTCTTGGGAGCCGGTTCAATTATCCACGCAGTTCACAGCAACGAAATGGATCACATGGGCGGTCTTCGCAAGTATATGCCTATTACACACATCACATTCCTGATTGCTTGTTTGGCTATTGCAGGTATTCCTCCTTTCTCTGGATTCTTCAGTAAGGACGAAATTCTTGCTGCAGCGTTCAAGTTCAGTCCTGTTATCGGATGGTTAATGACATTTGTTGCTGGTCTTACAGCATTCTATATGTTCCGTCTTTATTACAATATCTTCTGGGGTAAAGAAGCAGAACACGAACACACTCCTCACGAATCTCCACTTGTAATGACATTCCCATTAATGTTCCTTGCAGCTATAACTTTAGTAGCAGGTTTCATTCCATTCGGAGAATTGGTAAGTAGTAACGGAGAAGCATATCACATTCATCTTGATGTAGTAGTTGCTAGTGTCAGTGTATGTGTTGCAGTGGCTTCAATTATAATCGCTACTATATTCTATCGCAAACCGGAACAAACAATTCCAAATATGCTGGGCAAAAAGTTCCGCGGACTTCATACAGCAGCTACAAATCGTTTCTATGTTGACGAAGTATGGATGTTTATTACACACAAGGTTATCTTCCGTTGTATCTCTACTCCTATTGCCTGGTTTGACCGCCACGTAGTAGATGGATTCATGAATTTCCTTGCATGGAGCACACAGGAAGCATCTTTCTCTATCCGCGGATTCCAGTCAGGACGTGTTCAGCAATATGCTTACGTATTCCTGATCGGTGCTTTAGTTATTATTGTAGGATTACTTCTATTTATCTAA
- the nuoK gene encoding NADH-quinone oxidoreductase subunit NuoK, translating to MEIQVEYYLIVSTIMMFAGVFGFLTRKNTLAMLISLELILNASDINFAVFNRFLFPAQLEGHFFTLFAIAIAAAETAVGIAIIINIYRNVRGIQVKDIEEMKH from the coding sequence ATGGAAATACAAGTAGAATATTATTTAATAGTAAGCACCATCATGATGTTTGCCGGAGTCTTCGGATTCTTAACCCGCAAAAACACGTTGGCTATGCTTATATCATTGGAACTTATATTGAACGCATCAGACATCAACTTTGCAGTGTTTAACCGCTTTTTGTTCCCTGCTCAGTTAGAAGGTCACTTCTTCACGCTCTTTGCCATTGCAATTGCTGCTGCCGAAACAGCTGTTGGTATTGCAATCATTATCAATATCTATCGCAACGTACGAGGTATTCAAGTGAAGGACATCGAAGAAATGAAACATTAA
- a CDS encoding NADH-quinone oxidoreductase subunit J encodes MDITLQQVAFFVVAIFITIFSVLTVTTSKILRSATYLLFVLFGTAAIYFLLDYTFLGAVQLMVYAGGIVVLYVFSILLTNSDQSLNKKMNKSKLLASLISAIAGAAIVLFIVLTHNFVPTATAESQELGMKTIGHALMGSGKQQYLLPFEAISVLLLACIIGGLVIARKR; translated from the coding sequence ATGGATATAACACTTCAACAAGTAGCATTCTTCGTTGTGGCAATTTTCATCACCATCTTTTCGGTGTTGACAGTTACCACCAGTAAGATTCTACGTTCAGCCACTTATCTGCTGTTCGTTCTATTCGGCACAGCAGCTATCTATTTCCTATTGGATTATACATTCCTGGGAGCTGTACAATTAATGGTTTATGCAGGAGGTATTGTAGTCCTGTATGTATTCTCGATACTTCTTACCAACTCTGATCAGAGCTTGAATAAGAAAATGAATAAAAGCAAACTTCTGGCTAGTCTGATTTCTGCCATTGCCGGTGCTGCCATTGTATTATTTATTGTTTTGACTCACAACTTCGTTCCTACAGCTACAGCTGAATCTCAGGAATTGGGTATGAAGACAATTGGACATGCACTGATGGGTAGCGGCAAGCAACAATATTTGTTGCCTTTCGAAGCAATCAGTGTCTTACTGCTTGCTTGTATCATCGGAGGTTTAGTAATCGCACGTAAAAGATAA
- a CDS encoding NADH-quinone oxidoreductase subunit I, with the protein MNSFNQYIGSLFGGLKTLLIGMKTSITVFFRKKTTEQYPENRATLKISDRFRGTLVMPHDENNQHKCVACGLCQMACPNDTITVTSEMVTDEEGKKKKVLVKYQYDLGSCMYCQLCVTACPHDAIKFDNSFEHAVFDRSKLIKTLNNEGSSVVVKKKPNTEGLTEEKK; encoded by the coding sequence ATGAATAGTTTTAATCAATATATAGGCTCACTGTTTGGTGGTTTGAAGACCTTGCTAATAGGTATGAAGACCAGTATCACAGTGTTCTTCCGCAAGAAGACCACAGAGCAATACCCTGAAAACCGGGCTACTTTGAAAATATCCGACCGTTTCCGCGGTACACTGGTTATGCCTCACGACGAGAATAACCAGCACAAATGTGTTGCCTGCGGACTTTGTCAGATGGCTTGTCCAAACGATACCATCACTGTAACTTCAGAAATGGTTACCGACGAAGAAGGTAAGAAGAAAAAAGTATTAGTGAAATATCAATATGACCTTGGAAGCTGCATGTATTGCCAACTTTGCGTAACTGCATGTCCTCACGATGCCATCAAGTTTGATAATTCTTTCGAACATGCTGTATTTGATCGTAGTAAGCTTATTAAGACGCTTAACAACGAGGGTTCATCAGTTGTAGTAAAAAAGAAACCGAATACTGAAGGTTTAACAGAAGAAAAAAAGTAA
- the nuoH gene encoding NADH-quinone oxidoreductase subunit NuoH — protein MFDFSIVSSWIHGLLTGFMPEGLAIFLECVVIGVCIMLMYAVLAIVLIYMERKVCAFFQCRLGPNRVGKYGLMQVFADVFKMLIKEIITLKNSDRLLYNLAPYMVILASILSFACLPINKGMEIIDFNIGVFFLMAASSIGVVGILLAGWSSNNKFTLIGAMRSGAQIISYELSVGLSILTMVVLTGTMSFSEIVEGQADGWNIFKGHIPAVIAFIVYLIAGNAETNRGPFDLPEAESELTAGYHTEYSGMHFGFFYLAEYLNLFIVSGVAATVFLGGWMPFHVTGLDGFNAIMDFIPGFVWFFAKAFFVVFLLMWIKWTFPRLRIDQILKLEWKFLVPISMFNLLLMVLIVVFGLHF, from the coding sequence ATGTTTGATTTTAGTATAGTTTCAAGCTGGATACATGGCCTGCTTACAGGATTCATGCCTGAAGGCTTAGCCATTTTCCTGGAATGTGTTGTCATTGGCGTTTGCATTATGCTAATGTATGCTGTACTTGCTATCGTTCTTATTTATATGGAGCGTAAGGTATGTGCATTCTTCCAATGTCGTCTTGGCCCTAATCGTGTTGGTAAATACGGTTTAATGCAGGTCTTTGCCGACGTATTTAAAATGTTAATCAAAGAGATTATCACTCTGAAAAACTCGGACCGGTTACTTTATAACCTGGCTCCTTACATGGTAATTCTCGCCTCTATCCTTTCATTCGCTTGTTTACCTATAAATAAAGGAATGGAAATTATCGACTTTAATATTGGTGTATTCTTCCTTATGGCAGCTTCTTCTATCGGAGTTGTAGGTATTCTGCTTGCAGGATGGAGTAGTAACAACAAGTTCACATTAATCGGTGCTATGCGTAGTGGTGCTCAGATTATCAGTTACGAACTTTCTGTTGGTCTTTCTATCCTTACAATGGTAGTACTTACAGGAACAATGTCGTTCTCTGAAATCGTAGAAGGTCAGGCTGACGGATGGAATATTTTCAAAGGTCATATTCCTGCAGTGATTGCTTTCATCGTTTACCTTATTGCCGGTAATGCTGAAACAAACCGTGGTCCGTTCGACTTACCTGAAGCAGAATCTGAACTTACTGCCGGATACCACACAGAGTATTCTGGTATGCACTTCGGTTTCTTCTACCTTGCAGAATACCTGAACTTGTTTATTGTATCGGGTGTAGCTGCAACAGTATTCTTAGGAGGATGGATGCCATTCCACGTTACTGGTCTTGACGGATTCAATGCAATAATGGACTTTATTCCAGGATTTGTATGGTTCTTTGCAAAAGCCTTCTTTGTAGTATTCCTGCTTATGTGGATTAAATGGACATTCCCACGTTTACGTATCGACCAGATATTGAAACTTGAATGGAAGTTTTTGGTGCCAATCAGTATGTTCAACCTATTGTTGATGGTACTCATTGTTGTATTTGGATTACACTTTTAA
- a CDS encoding NADH-quinone oxidoreductase subunit D translates to MNIKDRILEIVPEAQFAEQGDLTATIPAESFHALAERLKNDKDTQFDFLLSLTGMDWGETLGVVYHLESTVYGHTIVLKTMTADREKPELASVTDLWRAAEFNEREVFDFFGIRFINNSDMRRLYLREDWVGYPLRKDYDDSLNPLRMTNEVTEDTTEELSLDEEGNLVNKTNVLFEDKEYVVNIGPQHPATHGVLRFRTSLEGETIKKIEPYCGYIHRGIEKMNESLTYPQTLALTDRLDYLASHHNRHAVCMCIEKAMGVEVSERVQYIRTIMDELQRIDSHLLFYSCACMDLGGLTAFFYGFRDREKILDIFEATTGGRLIQNYYTIGGVQADLHPDFVKDVKEFIAYLRPILKEYHDIFTGNIIVHQRMKGVGVLSREDAISFGATGGTGRASGWACDTRKRKPYAMYGKVDFKEIVYNEGDCFARYMVRMDEILESMKIIEQLIDNIPAGDYQVKMKPIIRVPEGNYFASVEASRGEFGVFIESHGDKYPYRMKYRSTGLPLVSAIDTITRGAKIADLIAIGATLDYVVPDIDR, encoded by the coding sequence ATGAATATAAAAGACAGAATATTAGAAATCGTCCCCGAAGCACAGTTTGCTGAACAGGGTGACTTGACTGCTACCATTCCTGCCGAATCCTTCCACGCTTTAGCAGAAAGACTAAAGAACGATAAGGATACGCAATTTGACTTCTTATTAAGTCTGACCGGTATGGACTGGGGCGAAACACTGGGTGTAGTATATCATCTGGAATCTACCGTGTACGGCCACACCATTGTTTTGAAAACAATGACTGCCGATCGTGAAAAGCCAGAATTAGCATCAGTTACAGATTTATGGAGAGCTGCCGAATTTAACGAACGTGAAGTGTTCGATTTCTTCGGCATTCGTTTTATTAACAACTCTGATATGCGCCGTTTATACCTGCGCGAAGACTGGGTTGGATATCCATTGCGTAAGGACTACGATGATTCATTGAATCCTCTTCGCATGACCAACGAAGTTACTGAAGATACAACTGAAGAACTTTCATTGGATGAAGAAGGAAATCTGGTTAATAAAACTAATGTCCTTTTCGAAGACAAAGAATATGTAGTTAATATCGGTCCTCAGCACCCTGCAACACACGGTGTACTTCGTTTCCGTACTTCTCTTGAGGGAGAAACAATCAAGAAGATTGAACCTTATTGCGGATATATCCACAGAGGTATTGAAAAAATGAACGAAAGTCTGACTTATCCTCAGACACTGGCATTGACCGACCGTCTTGATTATCTAGCTTCTCACCACAATCGTCATGCTGTATGTATGTGTATTGAGAAAGCTATGGGCGTAGAAGTTTCAGAACGTGTTCAGTACATCCGTACCATCATGGACGAACTTCAACGTATCGACTCTCACCTTTTGTTCTACTCATGTGCATGTATGGACTTAGGTGGTTTAACAGCATTCTTCTATGGTTTCCGCGACCGCGAAAAGATTCTTGATATATTCGAAGCAACAACAGGAGGTCGTTTGATTCAGAACTACTACACCATTGGTGGTGTACAGGCAGATCTTCACCCTGATTTCGTAAAAGACGTAAAAGAATTCATAGCTTACCTTCGTCCTATCTTAAAAGAATACCACGACATATTTACAGGAAACATAATTGTTCATCAACGTATGAAAGGCGTTGGCGTATTGAGTCGTGAAGACGCTATCTCATTCGGTGCTACCGGAGGTACTGGTCGTGCTTCAGGATGGGCATGCGATACACGTAAGCGCAAACCTTACGCAATGTATGGAAAAGTAGACTTCAAGGAAATTGTTTACAATGAAGGAGACTGTTTTGCACGTTACATGGTTCGTATGGATGAAATTCTTGAATCAATGAAGATCATTGAACAACTTATAGACAACATCCCAGCGGGAGACTATCAAGTAAAAATGAAACCTATCATCCGTGTACCAGAGGGTAACTACTTTGCTTCCGTTGAAGCTAGTCGTGGAGAATTTGGTGTATTTATTGAAAGCCACGGAGATAAATACCCATACCGTATGAAATACCGTTCAACCGGTCTTCCATTGGTATCGGCTATAGATACCATCACACGCGGTGCCAAGATTGCCGACCTTATTGCAATTGGTGCGACGCTTGACTATGTAGTACCTGATATTGATAGATAA
- a CDS encoding NADH-quinone oxidoreductase subunit B: protein MEIKKPKIKSMQYEDFQDNEYLEKMVAELNAEGTNVLLGKLDDLINWGRSNSLWPLTFATSCCGIEFMALGAARYDMARFGFEVARASPRQADMIMVCGTITDRMAPVLKRLYDQMPDPKYVVAVGGCAVSGGPFKKSYHVVNGVDQIMPVDVYIPGCPPRPEAFYYGLMQLQRKVKLEKFFGGVNRKEKEEK from the coding sequence ATGGAAATAAAGAAGCCGAAAATAAAGTCAATGCAATATGAAGACTTTCAAGATAATGAGTATTTGGAAAAAATGGTTGCTGAGCTCAATGCAGAAGGTACAAACGTACTTTTGGGCAAATTGGACGATCTCATCAACTGGGGACGAAGCAATTCCCTTTGGCCGCTTACATTCGCTACAAGCTGTTGCGGTATCGAATTCATGGCACTTGGTGCCGCGCGTTATGACATGGCCCGTTTCGGGTTCGAAGTAGCACGTGCCAGTCCTCGCCAGGCAGATATGATTATGGTTTGTGGTACTATCACAGACAGAATGGCTCCTGTATTGAAACGTCTGTACGACCAGATGCCTGATCCTAAATATGTAGTTGCTGTGGGTGGATGCGCTGTAAGCGGTGGTCCGTTTAAGAAATCTTATCACGTAGTAAACGGAGTAGACCAGATTATGCCGGTGGATGTATATATCCCAGGATGTCCTCCACGTCCGGAAGCATTCTATTACGGTTTGATGCAATTGCAACGCAAAGTAAAACTCGAAAAATTCTTCGGTGGGGTAAACCGCAAAGAGAAAGAAGAAAAATAA
- a CDS encoding NADH-quinone oxidoreductase subunit A, translated as MNFMMLVVAVITAIALVVAALFIAKAISPRSFNPQKGEAYECGIPTRGKSWMQFRVGYYLFAILFLMFDVETVFLFPWATIVGELGVNGLISILFFFGVLILGLAYAWKKGALEWK; from the coding sequence ATGAATTTTATGATGTTAGTCGTCGCTGTAATCACGGCAATTGCCTTGGTTGTTGCGGCATTGTTTATCGCCAAAGCGATCTCGCCGCGGTCGTTTAACCCGCAAAAGGGAGAGGCGTACGAATGCGGTATTCCTACGCGAGGTAAGTCTTGGATGCAGTTCAGAGTTGGTTACTACCTCTTTGCCATCCTGTTTTTAATGTTCGACGTTGAAACCGTCTTTCTTTTCCCTTGGGCTACCATTGTGGGTGAGCTAGGCGTAAACGGACTTATCAGTATCCTATTTTTCTTCGGTGTGTTAATTTTAGGCCTGGCGTATGCTTGGAAGAAAGGAGCTCTTGAATGGAAATAA